The Euzebyales bacterium genome includes a region encoding these proteins:
- a CDS encoding ArsR family transcriptional regulator produces the protein MAPTTANAPLIDLLGETRAQIVGLLHDRAATVAELASATRLTEVAIRRQLRELVADELVTGRTMPASGPGRPAVRYSLTARGERLFPDRSSDLADDVLTFLYDERGKAEMIAFLRWRLKRQQAHYAGALDGIAELDDRVERLAELLNQDGFLAEVDADADGLALTQTHCAIKEAAAAHPQLCAFEAALFREVLGANVMRRQTIASGAPACVCHVQPRPEITRPSTDHPRST, from the coding sequence GTGGCGCCCACGACCGCGAACGCACCCCTGATCGATCTGCTCGGCGAGACCCGCGCGCAGATCGTCGGGCTGCTGCACGATCGCGCCGCCACCGTAGCCGAGCTCGCGTCCGCGACGCGGTTGACCGAGGTGGCGATCCGGCGCCAGCTGCGCGAGCTCGTCGCCGACGAGCTCGTCACCGGCCGCACGATGCCCGCATCGGGCCCGGGCCGTCCGGCCGTCCGCTACAGCCTGACCGCCCGGGGCGAGCGGCTGTTCCCGGACCGGTCCTCGGATCTGGCCGACGACGTGCTGACCTTCCTGTACGACGAGCGCGGCAAGGCCGAGATGATCGCGTTCCTGCGCTGGCGGCTCAAGCGACAGCAGGCGCACTACGCTGGCGCGCTCGACGGCATCGCCGAGCTCGACGACCGCGTCGAGCGACTCGCCGAGCTGCTCAACCAGGACGGCTTCCTGGCCGAGGTGGACGCTGACGCCGACGGCTTGGCGCTGACACAGACGCACTGCGCGATCAAGGAGGCCGCCGCAGCGCACCCACAGCTGTGTGCGTTCGAGGCGGCACTGTTCCGCGAGGTGCTGGGCGCCAACGTCATGCGCAGGCAGACCATCGCGAGCGGGGCGCCGGCGTGTGTGTGCCACGTGCAGCCACGGCCTGAGATCACCCGACCATCGACTGACCATCCGAGGAGCACCTGA